One Abyssisolibacter fermentans genomic window carries:
- a CDS encoding PTS system mannose/fructose/sorbose family transporter subunit IID, which produces MPDKITKKDIRKVWLTYYLGAELSNSYERLQSLIFCSSMIPVLKKLYTTKQELSEALKRHLDFFNTEGIFGTIIHGITIAMEEQKASGENVPDAAITGIKTGLMGPVAGMGDSIVWAGIMPLIIAIFLPFATQGSAMGGIMPLVTYTAVTMIISYGLCIKGYSLGRESILSLLQDGRVKELITGASILGLFMMGALSASYINISTPLEINLLEGSPIVIQDILDSMAPGLLPLAAVFGIYWFLKKKGPRYNIILTSIIVISIVCSLLGIL; this is translated from the coding sequence ATGCCAGATAAAATAACTAAAAAAGATATACGAAAAGTATGGTTAACATATTATCTTGGAGCAGAATTGTCAAACTCCTATGAACGTTTGCAAAGTTTAATATTTTGTTCAAGTATGATTCCTGTACTAAAAAAACTTTATACTACTAAGCAAGAGTTAAGTGAAGCACTAAAGAGACATTTAGACTTTTTTAATACTGAAGGTATATTTGGAACAATTATACATGGTATAACAATAGCTATGGAAGAACAGAAAGCAAGTGGTGAAAATGTTCCTGATGCAGCTATTACAGGTATCAAAACAGGTTTAATGGGACCGGTTGCAGGTATGGGAGATTCAATAGTATGGGCAGGTATTATGCCATTAATTATAGCTATATTCTTACCTTTTGCAACACAAGGAAGTGCTATGGGAGGTATAATGCCATTAGTGACATACACAGCAGTAACAATGATAATAAGTTACGGATTATGTATAAAAGGATATTCTTTAGGTAGAGAATCAATATTAAGTTTACTTCAGGACGGAAGAGTCAAGGAGTTAATAACAGGTGCCAGTATACTAGGTCTATTCATGATGGGTGCACTATCAGCAAGTTATATAAACATCTCTACACCTCTTGAAATAAATTTATTGGAGGGCAGTCCAATAGTCATTCAAGATATCTTAGACTCAATGGCACCAGGATTATTACCCCTAGCAGCAGTGTTTGGTATATATTGGTTTTTAAAGAAAAAAGGTCCGCGTTACAATATTATTTTAACATCAATTATAGTAATTAGTATAGTATGTTCTTTATTAGGAATTTTATAA
- a CDS encoding DUF2284 domain-containing protein gives MDIINFIEVKTDEVSIEDLNKYHEPEKIFGFCKRCPNYNKIWSCPPHKFETSDYIDSYNYCSVVRVKIHIKEESRANKEAKKLSRKISDNIRLYFDKSLIDIERNFKDTKALYAGSCLLCNNCTRTNNSPCIKQDKMRYSLEALGFQVSGICEMFNDKILWSSDKLPEYLMFVGAVLSKGKLDSELIKAYIKTGR, from the coding sequence GTGGATATTATAAATTTCATTGAGGTTAAAACAGATGAAGTTAGTATAGAAGATTTAAATAAATATCATGAACCTGAAAAGATCTTTGGATTTTGTAAAAGATGTCCAAATTACAATAAAATATGGTCGTGCCCACCTCATAAATTTGAAACATCTGATTACATAGACAGCTATAATTATTGTAGTGTAGTAAGAGTTAAAATACACATAAAGGAAGAATCGAGAGCCAATAAAGAGGCAAAAAAATTATCTAGAAAAATATCTGATAACATCAGGCTATATTTTGACAAAAGCCTTATTGATATTGAAAGAAACTTTAAAGATACAAAAGCTTTATACGCGGGAAGTTGTTTGTTATGTAATAATTGTACGAGGACAAATAATAGTCCTTGTATAAAACAAGATAAAATGAGATATTCACTTGAAGCATTAGGTTTTCAAGTTAGTGGAATATGTGAGATGTTTAATGACAAAATATTGTGGAGTAGTGATAAGCTTCCAGAGTATTTGATGTTTGTAGGAGCAGTACTAAGCAAAGGTAAATTGGATAGTGAATTAATAAAAGCTTATATAAAAACAGGCAGATAA
- the tadA gene encoding tRNA adenosine(34) deaminase TadA: protein MDEYYMKLAIEEAYKAYEIKEVPIGAVIVKNNEVISEGYNLRETSKDATTHAEMIAIREACEKLGGWRLSGCCMYVTIEPCPMCAGAIVNSRIDRLVIGALDPKAGACGSVMNIVENPKLNHRVEVVKGILENECSKIMKDFFSELRSKKGKNKINL from the coding sequence ATGGATGAATATTACATGAAGCTAGCGATTGAAGAAGCATACAAAGCTTATGAAATTAAAGAAGTGCCTATAGGAGCTGTTATAGTAAAAAATAACGAAGTAATTTCAGAAGGATATAATTTAAGAGAAACATCAAAAGATGCAACGACACATGCTGAAATGATAGCAATAAGAGAAGCATGTGAAAAGCTAGGTGGATGGAGACTTTCTGGATGCTGCATGTATGTGACAATAGAACCATGTCCAATGTGTGCAGGAGCTATAGTTAATTCTAGAATAGATAGACTTGTAATAGGAGCGCTTGATCCAAAAGCAGGGGCTTGTGGTTCAGTAATGAACATAGTCGAAAATCCAAAGTTGAATCACAGAGTAGAAGTAGTAAAAGGTATTTTAGAAAATGAATGTTCTAAAATTATGAAAGATTTCTTTTCAGAGTTACGTAGTAAAAAAGGAAAGAATAAAATAAATTTATAA
- a CDS encoding sigma 54-interacting transcriptional regulator gives MKRKEKIYNEIKVLSSKITKQDLQYNLNIGTSAQEISDKLKIARNAVSQELNTLNKEYRLIKIKSRPVLFIDTDSFENLLECKIRKCDYEVKSFERLKNKYLTTSISEAETKTKTEEDPFNRLIGNNKSLKEAIDKAKSAVLYPPNGLHVLLTGASGVGKTFFAEVMHQYYENYKHSQTSIPFVYFNCSEYYNNPELLTGQLFGYTKGAFTGATADKEGLIQKADGGFLFLDEIHRLPAEGQEKLFSILDKNQYRKLGASGNLNKVNIRLIGATTCDVNSSLLRTFLRRIQVVIEIPKLSNRTPKERLEIILKFLQHESIKTGLKIKLSYEFAYYLMTHEFEGNIGELKSEIQYKCAQAFLNVMTKGYEYIILDDTFVTEKNIYDDLKVKKLLDALFNRLEYTDITPESNYIFEKELNLQDNDSNGINFYSLLTKEYNALREKDLSYIESRLLLENKIQTLFQYTFYYKIQENKNNELSRKLIDGPMTGKINKIINKIEEITHIEFDDATKNNFYLHIYTFLSYVRNGESTPVYNTSYIVKNYKKEYDEAKVICTYMSDVFRVSCPKSELIFITLFLNALYNSNPIKNENRNCGVVIIAHGNTTASSMAGFANTLFKTEIIQPIDMPLEQSISDTLDKLIELIKDKKYEEMILLVDMGSLVSFGQVIEKNLGVKNIVIKNITTEVLLEITRKVVYDLKPLNGSIF, from the coding sequence ATGAAAAGAAAAGAAAAAATTTACAATGAAATAAAGGTATTATCGAGTAAAATAACAAAACAAGATTTGCAATATAATTTAAATATTGGAACTTCAGCACAAGAAATTAGTGATAAATTAAAAATTGCTAGAAATGCTGTAAGTCAAGAATTAAACACATTAAATAAAGAGTATAGACTTATAAAAATCAAATCAAGACCAGTTCTGTTTATTGATACAGATAGTTTCGAAAATCTATTAGAATGTAAAATAAGAAAGTGTGATTATGAAGTTAAATCATTTGAACGTCTCAAAAATAAGTACTTAACTACATCTATTAGTGAAGCGGAAACAAAGACTAAAACAGAGGAAGATCCATTTAATAGATTAATAGGCAACAATAAAAGTTTAAAGGAAGCTATTGATAAAGCTAAATCAGCTGTTTTGTATCCACCAAATGGACTACATGTGTTATTGACAGGTGCATCAGGTGTTGGAAAAACTTTTTTTGCAGAGGTTATGCATCAATACTATGAAAATTATAAACATTCTCAGACTTCAATTCCTTTTGTGTATTTTAATTGTTCCGAGTATTATAACAATCCAGAGTTATTAACAGGGCAACTTTTTGGATATACAAAAGGAGCTTTTACAGGAGCAACAGCAGATAAAGAAGGGTTAATACAAAAGGCAGATGGAGGGTTTTTGTTTCTAGATGAAATACATAGACTTCCCGCCGAAGGACAGGAAAAACTGTTTTCTATACTTGATAAAAATCAATATAGAAAACTAGGAGCTTCAGGAAACCTAAACAAGGTTAATATTAGATTAATAGGAGCTACAACATGCGATGTCAACTCATCCTTATTAAGAACATTTTTAAGGAGAATTCAAGTAGTAATAGAAATTCCTAAGTTATCTAATAGAACGCCTAAAGAAAGATTAGAGATAATATTGAAATTTTTACAGCACGAAAGTATTAAAACTGGATTAAAAATTAAATTGTCATATGAATTTGCATATTACTTGATGACACATGAGTTTGAAGGAAATATAGGTGAACTTAAAAGTGAAATACAATACAAATGTGCACAAGCATTCCTAAATGTAATGACAAAAGGATATGAGTATATAATACTGGATGACACTTTTGTGACAGAAAAGAATATATATGATGATTTAAAAGTAAAAAAATTACTTGATGCATTATTTAACAGATTGGAATATACAGATATAACACCAGAAAGTAATTATATATTTGAAAAAGAATTAAATTTACAAGATAATGACAGTAACGGTATCAATTTTTATTCTTTGCTTACAAAAGAATATAATGCATTGAGAGAGAAAGATTTATCATATATTGAAAGCAGATTATTATTAGAGAATAAAATTCAGACATTGTTTCAATATACTTTTTATTATAAAATTCAAGAAAATAAAAACAATGAACTATCTAGAAAACTAATAGATGGTCCAATGACAGGAAAGATAAATAAGATAATAAACAAAATTGAAGAAATAACACACATAGAATTTGATGATGCAACTAAAAACAATTTTTATCTTCACATATATACTTTTTTATCATATGTAAGAAACGGAGAAAGTACACCGGTTTACAACACATCATATATAGTTAAGAATTATAAAAAAGAGTATGATGAAGCAAAAGTGATATGCACATATATGAGTGATGTATTTAGAGTTTCATGTCCAAAGAGTGAGCTTATATTTATCACATTATTTTTAAATGCATTATATAATAGCAATCCAATTAAAAATGAGAATAGAAACTGCGGTGTTGTCATAATTGCACATGGAAATACAACTGCATCAAGTATGGCTGGTTTTGCAAATACCTTATTTAAAACAGAAATAATTCAGCCAATAGATATGCCTTTAGAGCAGTCTATTAGCGATACATTAGATAAACTCATAGAATTAATAAAAGATAAGAAATATGAAGAAATGATATTATTAGTAGATATGGGATCGTTAGTTTCTTTTGGCCAAGTTATTGAAAAAAATTTAGGAGTAAAAAATATAGTTATAAAGAATATAACGACAGAAGTATTGTTGGAAATAACAAGGAAAGTTGTATATGACTTAAAACCGCTTAATGGTTCAATTTTTTAA
- a CDS encoding DUF1801 domain-containing protein: MNEVDAYISKLSYERKKKVEDIVQFIRFKYPNIIESCNYGPKTKFPVFRQSGSRIYVGIASQKSYISIHFGKYDCVDIVAQADKKIKTGVGCVKIPDSIPFPLEYIKQAIYFCLNDKE; the protein is encoded by the coding sequence ATGAACGAAGTAGACGCTTATATAAGTAAATTGTCTTATGAAAGAAAGAAGAAAGTAGAAGACATAGTACAATTTATCAGATTTAAATATCCAAACATAATAGAAAGCTGTAATTACGGACCCAAAACTAAATTTCCCGTATTTAGGCAAAGTGGAAGCAGGATATATGTAGGTATAGCAAGTCAAAAATCATATATATCAATACATTTTGGCAAATACGATTGTGTAGATATAGTAGCTCAGGCGGACAAAAAAATAAAAACAGGCGTTGGATGTGTCAAAATACCAGATAGTATACCATTTCCTTTAGAGTATATTAAACAAGCTATTTATTTTTGTTTGAATGACAAAGAATAA
- a CDS encoding NAD(P)/FAD-dependent oxidoreductase: protein MNYDVIIVGAGPAGLFTALELVNLNKDKKILLIEKGKKVENRNCPKEVTHECVDCKPYCNITAGVSGAGAFSDGKLSLSPEVGGILPEYLGYDNTKNLIDYVDNIYLKFGADTEVNGLVESTMVQEIRRKAIKAGLKLIDCPIRHLGTEKSQEIYRKIQDYIIAEGVELRDTTYVKDLIIKDNEIKGIELLSSYDFVKGNTDKSEIVYGNKVILCVGRKGADWLKQMCIKHGIEHSAGTVDIGVRVEVRNEIMEQINNVLYEGKLIGYPNPFKDKVRTFCQNPGGFVSEERYDNQLSIVNGHSYKEKKSMNTNLAILSSHNFRYPFNQPIEYGKKVAELLNMLGNNKILVQRFGDILDGKRTWEKELHRSNVKPTLTDAVPGDLTSAIPYRPMTNIINFIKAMDVIVPGIASTETLLYGPEIKFYSNKVTIDKEFKANIKNLHFLGDGCGLTRGLMMASCSGVQMARILMDAVK, encoded by the coding sequence ATGAACTATGATGTTATTATAGTAGGTGCTGGTCCTGCTGGCTTATTTACAGCATTGGAATTAGTTAACCTAAATAAAGATAAAAAAATATTATTAATAGAAAAAGGAAAAAAAGTAGAAAATAGAAATTGTCCTAAAGAAGTAACACACGAATGTGTAGATTGCAAACCTTACTGTAATATTACAGCTGGTGTTTCAGGAGCAGGAGCATTTTCAGATGGAAAGTTAAGTTTAAGTCCTGAAGTCGGTGGAATTTTACCTGAATATCTAGGCTATGATAATACAAAAAACTTGATAGATTATGTAGATAATATATACTTAAAATTTGGCGCTGACACTGAAGTAAACGGTTTAGTTGAAAGTACAATGGTTCAAGAAATAAGAAGAAAAGCAATAAAAGCAGGACTTAAATTAATTGATTGTCCAATCAGACATTTAGGTACTGAAAAATCTCAAGAAATATATAGAAAAATTCAAGATTATATTATTGCTGAGGGTGTAGAATTAAGAGATACTACTTATGTTAAAGATTTAATAATTAAAGATAATGAGATAAAAGGAATTGAGCTCCTTAGTTCTTATGATTTTGTTAAAGGTAATACTGATAAATCTGAAATAGTTTATGGTAATAAAGTCATTTTATGTGTTGGAAGAAAAGGTGCTGATTGGTTAAAGCAAATGTGTATAAAACATGGCATAGAACATAGTGCAGGTACTGTTGATATTGGAGTAAGAGTTGAAGTAAGAAATGAAATTATGGAGCAAATAAATAATGTTCTTTATGAGGGAAAACTAATAGGGTATCCTAATCCATTTAAAGATAAAGTTAGAACATTTTGCCAAAATCCGGGTGGTTTTGTTTCTGAGGAAAGATATGATAACCAGCTTTCTATTGTTAATGGCCACTCTTATAAAGAGAAAAAAAGCATGAATACAAACCTTGCTATATTGAGCTCTCATAATTTTAGGTATCCTTTTAACCAACCAATTGAATATGGTAAAAAGGTAGCGGAACTTTTGAACATGTTAGGTAACAACAAAATACTAGTACAACGTTTTGGAGATATACTAGATGGAAAAAGGACTTGGGAAAAAGAACTACACAGATCTAATGTTAAACCAACATTAACTGATGCAGTTCCTGGTGATCTTACATCTGCAATACCATACAGACCTATGACAAATATTATAAACTTTATAAAAGCTATGGATGTTATTGTTCCTGGTATAGCTAGTACTGAAACACTGTTATACGGACCTGAAATCAAATTTTACTCTAATAAAGTAACTATAGATAAAGAATTTAAAGCAAATATAAAAAATCTACATTTCCTTGGTGATGGATGTGGATTAACTAGAGGCTTGATGATGGCATCATGTTCTGGTGTACAAATGGCTAGGATATTGATGGATGCTGTTAAATAA
- a CDS encoding PTS sugar transporter subunit IIA, with protein MSTENAEILLLTHGGWGEKLIESMKMILGDTPRVSEIALTANETFQEFYEKVENKVSQLADNSVIMTDLYGGTTSNVSAKLSQLYKIRVISGLNAPMLLEAISSIDSLESEETIERIVSSAQNGCKDVIKLLEKAMNKN; from the coding sequence TTGTCCACAGAGAATGCAGAAATATTACTTTTAACCCATGGTGGATGGGGTGAAAAACTTATAGAGAGTATGAAAATGATTCTAGGAGATACTCCTAGAGTTTCTGAAATTGCATTGACTGCGAATGAAACTTTTCAAGAATTCTATGAAAAAGTTGAAAATAAAGTATCTCAATTGGCTGATAATTCCGTTATAATGACAGATTTATATGGAGGAACTACATCTAATGTATCAGCAAAATTAAGTCAGTTGTATAAAATAAGAGTTATTTCAGGGTTAAATGCACCAATGCTACTAGAAGCAATTTCTTCTATAGATAGCTTAGAAAGTGAAGAAACAATAGAAAGAATAGTTTCTTCTGCGCAAAATGGATGTAAGGATGTAATTAAATTATTAGAAAAAGCAATGAATAAAAATTAA
- a CDS encoding N-acetylmuramoyl-L-alanine amidase family protein: MEYNQLSSEEKYKLYLRKKRRKAMMKRRRRFFSLLFVLIIVSCFLVIRSCNNNSEANVVSKTSVNNSLTGEDVFTVCIDPGHGDFDSGADSKTFNVFEKDIVLDVSLLVGKVLKDNGINVIYTRTNDDIPWTTQLDSLKGRCEISNTSNADVFISIHCNYYKNSSSIKGTEVWCEFKDTEDEKLAKKISDNLSMINFTKNRGLKYKSDNKLHVLENTNTTAVLIELGYLSNTDDTIFLKSEKGKDECANAIAKAIIEYRDSIKDNNDVDVKK; the protein is encoded by the coding sequence ATGGAATATAATCAACTTAGTTCTGAAGAAAAATATAAGCTTTACTTAAGAAAAAAACGTAGGAAAGCTATGATGAAACGACGACGACGCTTTTTTAGTTTATTATTTGTTTTAATTATAGTAAGTTGTTTTTTAGTAATCAGAAGTTGTAATAATAACTCTGAAGCTAATGTAGTTAGTAAAACATCAGTTAATAATTCATTGACAGGTGAAGATGTATTTACCGTTTGCATAGATCCGGGGCACGGTGACTTTGACAGTGGAGCTGATTCTAAGACCTTCAATGTTTTTGAAAAAGATATAGTCTTGGATGTATCTCTTTTGGTAGGAAAAGTATTAAAAGACAATGGTATAAACGTTATATATACCCGCACTAATGACGATATTCCTTGGACAACCCAACTCGATTCTTTGAAGGGAAGATGTGAGATATCTAATACGAGTAATGCAGATGTTTTTATATCAATTCATTGTAATTATTATAAAAACTCATCCTCTATTAAGGGCACTGAAGTCTGGTGTGAGTTTAAGGATACCGAAGATGAAAAATTAGCAAAAAAAATAAGTGATAATCTTAGTATGATTAATTTTACTAAAAACAGAGGTTTGAAATATAAATCAGATAATAAACTTCATGTTTTAGAAAATACAAATACTACAGCTGTACTTATTGAACTAGGTTATTTAAGCAACACTGATGATACTATATTTTTGAAATCAGAAAAGGGTAAAGATGAGTGTGCTAATGCTATAGCTAAAGCTATTATTGAATATAGAGATTCTATTAAAGATAATAATGATGTAGATGTGAAAAAATAA
- a CDS encoding PTS system mannose/fructose/N-acetylgalactosamine-transporter subunit IIB, whose translation MAEIVLCRIDSRLIHGQVVTKWVNQAGANRIIVISDMLASDPFMKNVYLMAAPPNVKVDCYGINEACEEWKSDKFGLGNVLILFGDLKSLKLAWEKGFSVERIQVGGLGGGPNRKTVFQNITLDDADVKRLEELDGKNVEIYFQTIPEDKPQPLKDILKKYK comes from the coding sequence ATGGCAGAAATAGTGCTTTGTAGAATTGACAGCCGTTTAATTCATGGGCAAGTTGTTACCAAATGGGTAAATCAAGCAGGAGCTAATAGAATAATTGTAATTAGTGATATGCTTGCTAGTGACCCATTCATGAAAAATGTGTACTTAATGGCAGCACCACCAAATGTAAAAGTAGATTGTTATGGAATAAATGAAGCATGTGAAGAATGGAAATCAGATAAGTTTGGATTAGGTAATGTATTGATACTTTTTGGTGATTTAAAATCATTAAAACTGGCTTGGGAAAAAGGATTTAGCGTTGAAAGAATTCAAGTTGGTGGTTTGGGTGGAGGACCTAACAGAAAAACTGTTTTTCAAAATATTACTCTTGATGATGCTGATGTAAAAAGGTTAGAGGAACTTGATGGGAAAAATGTTGAAATATATTTTCAAACAATACCTGAAGACAAGCCTCAGCCTTTAAAAGACATATTAAAAAAATATAAATAA
- a CDS encoding PTS mannose/fructose/sorbose/N-acetylgalactosamine transporter subunit IIC: MGSLGIAICMGLYYWFARLRFGYTFSGMLIQPVCVAVVVGLLFGDMAGAMIIGAGVQLVYLGVTSTPGGNVPSDPALAACIAIPIALQTGLEPNMAVALAVPFGILGVFVDQLRRTTNAFWVHMADKHAEEANTKGIYRCAFLYPAILGFIIRFPIVFISTYYGEAVVNKILAILPVWLTHSFEIMGGILPALGFAITIMVIGKKRLIPFFIMGFFAVKFLNINVMAAAIFGTCLALLYRGTANKGGAEA; encoded by the coding sequence ATGGGATCATTAGGTATCGCTATTTGTATGGGCTTATACTATTGGTTTGCTAGATTAAGATTTGGTTATACTTTTTCTGGAATGTTAATACAACCAGTATGTGTAGCTGTAGTAGTTGGACTGTTATTTGGAGACATGGCTGGGGCTATGATAATAGGTGCTGGAGTTCAATTAGTGTACTTAGGGGTTACATCTACACCGGGTGGAAATGTTCCTTCAGACCCTGCTTTAGCAGCTTGTATAGCTATACCAATAGCACTGCAAACAGGATTAGAACCAAATATGGCAGTAGCATTAGCTGTTCCATTTGGAATATTAGGAGTATTTGTAGATCAATTAAGACGTACTACAAACGCTTTCTGGGTTCATATGGCTGATAAACATGCCGAAGAAGCAAATACTAAAGGAATTTATAGATGTGCATTTTTATACCCTGCAATATTAGGTTTTATTATTCGTTTTCCAATAGTATTTATATCAACTTATTATGGAGAAGCTGTAGTAAATAAAATACTAGCTATATTACCAGTTTGGTTAACACATTCATTTGAAATAATGGGTGGTATATTACCAGCACTAGGTTTTGCAATTACAATTATGGTTATAGGTAAAAAACGTCTTATTCCGTTCTTTATCATGGGTTTTTTTGCAGTAAAATTCTTAAATATAAATGTTATGGCAGCAGCAATATTTGGTACATGTTTAGCATTATTGTATAGAGGAACAGCAAATAAAGGAGGTGCAGAAGCATAA
- the asnS gene encoding asparagine--tRNA ligase has translation MSYTLIKDIYGKQQDYKDQTIKIAGWIRTIRASKKFGFIELNDGTFFKNIQVVFEEDLENFDVIKKLSISSSIIVEGKFELTPGAKQPFEIKAQKIVVEGTSSADYPLQKKRHTFEYLRTIAHLRPRSNTFSAVFRVRSLAAYAIHKFFNERGFVYTHTPIITGSDCEGAGEMFRITTHDLNDIPRDEEGKIDNTLDFFGKETNLTVSGQLNAESYAQAFRRVYTFGPTFRAENSNTARHAAEFWMVEPEIAFADLADDMKLAEDMLKFIIKYVMENAKEEIEFFNKFIDKGLIERLNNVANSDFARITYTEAVEILKKADVKFQYPVEWGTDLQTEHERYITEQVYKKPVFVTDYPKEIKAFYMRLNDDGKTVAAMDLLVPGIGEIIGGSQREERLDVLQQRIDELGLNREDYWWYLELRKFGTTKHAGYGLGFERAIMYLTGMGNIRDVIPFPRTVKSALF, from the coding sequence ATGAGTTACACATTAATAAAAGACATCTATGGGAAACAGCAAGATTACAAAGATCAAACTATCAAAATAGCTGGATGGATAAGGACAATAAGAGCATCAAAGAAATTTGGGTTCATAGAATTAAATGACGGGACGTTCTTTAAAAATATTCAAGTAGTATTTGAGGAAGACTTAGAAAATTTTGATGTAATCAAAAAACTTTCAATTAGTTCATCAATCATAGTTGAAGGTAAATTTGAACTTACACCAGGAGCAAAACAACCATTTGAAATAAAAGCTCAAAAAATAGTAGTAGAAGGAACTTCTTCAGCAGATTATCCGCTACAAAAGAAAAGACATACATTTGAATATCTTAGAACAATAGCACATTTAAGACCAAGAAGTAACACATTTTCAGCAGTATTTAGAGTACGTTCATTAGCTGCTTATGCAATTCACAAGTTCTTTAATGAAAGAGGGTTTGTATATACACATACACCAATTATAACAGGTAGTGACTGTGAAGGTGCAGGAGAAATGTTTAGAATAACAACACATGATCTAAACGATATTCCTAGAGATGAAGAAGGTAAAATAGACAACACATTAGATTTCTTTGGAAAAGAAACAAACCTTACAGTTAGTGGACAGTTAAACGCTGAAAGTTATGCGCAAGCATTCAGAAGAGTTTATACATTCGGACCAACTTTTAGAGCTGAAAACTCAAATACAGCTAGACATGCGGCAGAATTTTGGATGGTAGAACCAGAGATAGCATTTGCTGATTTAGCGGATGATATGAAGCTAGCAGAAGATATGCTTAAATTCATAATAAAATATGTTATGGAAAATGCAAAGGAAGAAATAGAGTTTTTTAACAAGTTTATTGATAAAGGATTAATAGAAAGATTAAACAATGTAGCAAATTCTGATTTTGCTAGAATAACATACACAGAAGCTGTAGAAATTCTAAAAAAAGCAGATGTCAAGTTCCAATATCCAGTAGAGTGGGGAACAGATTTACAAACTGAACATGAGAGATATATTACAGAACAAGTGTATAAAAAACCAGTATTTGTAACAGATTATCCAAAAGAAATTAAGGCTTTCTATATGAGATTAAATGATGATGGTAAAACAGTTGCAGCTATGGATTTACTAGTACCGGGAATAGGTGAAATAATAGGTGGAAGCCAAAGAGAAGAAAGATTAGACGTATTACAGCAAAGAATAGATGAACTAGGCTTAAATAGAGAAGATTATTGGTGGTATTTAGAGCTTAGGAAATTTGGTACAACTAAACATGCAGGATATGGCTTAGGCTTTGAGAGAGCTATAATGTATCTAACAGGAATGGGTAACATAAGAGATGTAATACCATTCCCAAGAACAGTAAAATCAGCGTTATTCTAA
- a CDS encoding PRD domain-containing protein: MVQFFKEISNKQVLLVESTNAINKNTKVLITSCITGIGTANKIKKLIENTFKDFLPQDFKIESKEYHLIDTQEKLLKQIKDDEEIVGIIGTFNINVFDIPFISLEELFSENGIDLLMDIIGIREQLNNFEGSLKEITDKFVSSITLQSIIDYLTILNPNRILSEVEEALTLISEKLRINISKQIRLRFLIHCCCMVERIIINKIPIEYEIKKYDNVIKEAFSVIKLSFSKIENNYGIELSNREIACIYELLYQKTP, translated from the coding sequence ATGGTTCAATTTTTTAAAGAAATATCTAATAAACAAGTGCTTTTAGTTGAATCAACTAATGCAATTAATAAAAATACTAAAGTATTAATAACATCATGTATAACAGGAATAGGTACAGCTAATAAAATAAAAAAATTGATAGAAAATACATTCAAGGATTTTCTGCCTCAGGATTTTAAAATTGAGTCAAAAGAATACCATCTAATAGATACTCAGGAAAAACTATTAAAACAAATAAAAGATGACGAAGAGATAGTAGGGATTATAGGGACCTTTAATATTAATGTATTTGATATTCCATTTATATCACTAGAAGAGTTATTTTCAGAAAATGGTATTGATCTTCTAATGGATATTATTGGCATAAGAGAGCAGTTAAATAATTTTGAGGGTAGTTTAAAAGAAATAACTGACAAGTTTGTTAGTTCTATTACATTACAAAGTATAATAGACTATTTAACAATACTAAATCCTAATAGAATATTATCTGAAGTTGAAGAAGCATTAACTTTAATAAGCGAAAAATTAAGAATCAATATATCAAAGCAAATAAGGTTAAGATTTTTAATACATTGCTGCTGTATGGTAGAAAGAATAATAATAAATAAAATTCCAATAGAATATGAGATAAAAAAATATGATAATGTAATAAAAGAAGCTTTTTCTGTAATAAAACTGTCATTTTCTAAAATAGAAAACAACTATGGGATAGAATTATCTAATAGGGAAATCGCTTGTATTTATGAGCTTTTATATCAAAAAACACCTTAG